In Vanacampus margaritifer isolate UIUO_Vmar chromosome 6, RoL_Vmar_1.0, whole genome shotgun sequence, the DNA window AAAGATTTGAAACTTTCTATATTTAGGACCCAAACCATTtggtgatttatagaccagtagcagaattttaaaaTATCTTCTAGAtctatataaaatgaaaaaacacaaaaacttaTTGGTAGAGATCCGTTTCTCAGGTGGGGCGTGTGTTTGGGGGAGGACTCTGTGTGGTGTCTTTAAAGGCAGGCAGTGCGTGACTTCGACGCTCAATTCCACTATCTACCGAGCAAgaaataaagaggaaaaaaaggtaaGGGTGTGATTCactgctgttgaactgtcattCTTAGCAATAGCTAAATGAATAATACAACCACCGGTCATCAGATTGACTATGTGGATgttcaaattcaattttttatttttatttttctgtctgtTGGAACTCCTCATTCTTAAATTGAGAAGTTGCATGAAACTGGCCCCAGCCCGCAAAATCTGATCGGGGGCAAATACTTTTCCTGAAATTGTTTCATTTGTGCTGGTTTGTGTCTTTTAAACTGGACTTGGTTGCGGGTTGGCGTTGGCTGTTTGGCATGGATCGATTTCTGTAACATCTTTTCGAACATACTCATTGTCAATTTATTGTCTAGAATGCAGTTCACGGATGTGTGTTAAGTGTCTGCGTGTTTTTTTCATATATGATTACATAAAGTTTCCTCCCTAACCAAGCAATCCTTTTTATATACAATAAGACCTGGCTTAGTGGTTGTGGTAAGAGGTTGTTGGTTCGATCCCAGACCCTTGTGACTTGTTACTGTAACTTAATGAgttgtttttacatacttaaAATTCTCAACTCATTAAGATTGTAGAAAGCAAAACCAATTCTGATGTTTGTACTGAATGGAGTGTGtctaacatttatttatgtttatgcaATGATGGATCAGTTTTCACTTAAAAACTAAGATGCATGCAAATtgttacctcttttttttttttaagttgagttAGCATTTGAGTTTTTTAATGCATGAGTGTAGCTGTCTGTCggacatgtttgtttttcaaacaaagcTTCTCTCATTCATTCCAATTAAAAGGGGCAGTAGGTGGTCTACTGTTTGCCCACCTTTAACATTTcctacattgaaaaaaaacttctgCAGCAAAGTAACCGGTTAATTAATGATAATGTGTTGGTATTGAGTAGTAAGGAGAAACCTGAAGTCATTTTAATCTCTATTCATGGAAATTACATCcacagttttattattattatttttatttacagtgcAAATGACCTATAGCTTgtcttctttctcttttgacCAACAAAAGGCGGTATATAGTGCAGTATACCTTTCAGGTGAAAATCTCATCAAAGGAGTTGGTGCACGTGAACTGACGGCTGAGTCTCTAATTGGCTGAAAAGTTTGGGCTCATTTCTCTTCTCTCCAAAACAATCTACGCCTGACAAGTTTCACTCCACGTAAGACAGCACCACATTTGTGATTACGCCAGCCGGGATTGCTTACTTGGATTTCAATATCATTGGATTttcgtgtgatttttttttttttacagcatggACAAGATTGTGATGAGAAGCTTTTTGGGGCTCAGCCTGCTGGGCGCGTCAGGCATCTTATACGCTACGATAGACGGCAAATGGATTAGTCTGTGCGAGTTGGGCCTgaactgtaaatataaaaaagtaGAAAAGTCCGTAGGCCCATGGGGGGCCTGCGTGTACATTGTCGATGATAACAACTTTAGCCTTTGCTCAGCCTCAGACCCCATCGTCCAAGACCCGATTGGTAagaataatacaattttaaaaatcacattgataaaaagttaaaaaaatctgtttaatattgtttttcttttcctttttaagtgcaatattatATGAATTTGAGTTTCACTCACATTTCTGTTTTGCAGACAATATTCCGATCACGAGTAGCCTGATGGTCACAAGCTCTGTGGTGGGTCTGGTCGCCCTGGCGATTGCTGTTACGGTCCGTCTGTGCACCTTCCTAGGCTTCTTCACCGGCGGTTTCAAGAAGGACCTCGCTGTTGGCATTGGCGGATTCCTCATGATCATCTCCGGTAAGCGCCTTTGTGACCTGTTGATGCCAATTTCCTCTCCTTCATGCAAACTTTAACAACCTGCAACTCACTGAACACAACATGAAGCTCCAGGATTTTCCCAAAGTCCACAAATGACAGTTACAATTTCCCAAATAAGCCACTAAAACAAGTGCTGCAAACCCACAATATTATTTAACGATGAAAATAATTGAGACATGAACACAATTCTTTTTTGTCTCAAAACATCACCACAATTGACTTGAAAGGAAAATGAGCAAAATCTGCTTTAACTGAAGATATTTGAAGTAGacaaaagtaattttaaaaatttgtaaaaattggCTGATTattctgcagattttttttggggggggggtgatgtttAAATGCTATGGCAATGCCATTTTATTCATtgtttcattcaaaaaaaataattgttgtctTTTATGGATCCCATtaacactgccattgacggctatagacgtcaaaaatgtatttgaactatttctatttaccattttttctacttttgttaacaagagtatgaaagcctaggaaaaaaaatactgtacatttagaacagatataaaaatgtgtgattaatcgtgagttaactattaaagtcatgtagttaattacaatcaaaaatttaaatcgcctgacacggtttaaaaaaaaaagagaaaagattattaaaaaattaggggcgtcaggcgattacattttttaatcgtaattaatcgcgtgacttcactagttaactcactaattGTATCTGTTTGagatgaacaattaaaaaacatctaggttttcctactcttgtgaactaaaatgaaaaaaaaagttaaactaatagaaatagttcaaatgattagCTTTTGCACTTTGCAAGAACTAATGAGGATCCAGAAACCAATAAACCTGGTGATGCCATGGCGTCATTTCACTATGTTTGTTCTTGTTTCTGGTCAGGGCTGTTCGGGCTCATTGTCACCGCGTGGATCTCCACTGTCATGTGCGGGAGGGAAGAGCCGATGACCATCAAGCCCCCACTGTATATCGCCTGGGTGGGCGTTTCCTTGTCACTTTTGGGCGGTATCATCCTGACCTCCTACTCCTTGTGGAAGGAGTGCTGCCCACGCCAGGTCGAGCCCTCCGTCAACATGGAGATGGTTGATCCAGCCATACCAgcttacaaaaaaatgattccGTGATTTCCTTGGAAGCGTCCTGAGAGGGTGTGGCCTTCAGACCCCCTCCCTGTGGACTGACACAAGATTTGAATCatcaacttttgtttgttttccatctATGAAATTGCACAAATGTTGAGAGTCACACAGCCAAAGCATCAAatcaaaaaacatgtttttgtgttaattGTTTGCAGACATCGATTAAATTAGATAGTTTTTGCATATAGCtgccattcatattttttttttcaaaaatcggTATTATTGGTAAATTGatactttgtgtttttatatatatatatatatatatatatatatatatatatatatatataacaaattattgagcaatcaaaaatgttgaaactGGCTTGCTTTCATTGATAAAATTATTTCTTTTGGGCTATGTATTATTTGTATGCActcttgttttgattttcaaTAAACTTTTACTGAGGAGAAACTTTTATGGAATGTAATTTCTGGATTCATATTGACAATTTATCAAGGACTCACAAAAGTCCAATTTCAAACATAAAAACTGGCAGTTGACAGTaagagacaaaatggctgcccctaggtggatttgctgcttaattcatattccacaaatgcaatcgTAATCATAATGCAatgtttagaatagtgggggCACATTGATCATATTATTGTTTGacttgatttcccctttaactcattcactgagttaactagtgaagtcatgtgattaattacaattaaaaaaaattaatcacctgacgcctctaatttttaataatcttttctttaaaaaaattaaaaaatattattaaaaattaaacaaaaaatattttgttttgttttaaaaaagaaaagaaagaaaaggttattaaaaattaggggcatcaggtgattaatattagtaatcgtaattaatcgcatgacttcactagttaacttacgattagtcacaaattttatatctgttcaaagtgtacaattttttttctaggttttcatactcttgttaacaaaagtaaaaaaaaaaaaaaagttaaactaatagaattagttaaaatgattttttgacgtctatagtcgtcaatggcagtgaatgacttaagagAGACAGTGCATGTCCTATTGGATTGATTTCATAACCATTTCCCACACAAACAGTTTTTGTGAGTCGCTTTGATCCAAGTTTCAAAAtcctgatgtcatttttcacaaCTGCAGCTACAAAACAGTTATCGCTTGTATCACATTAACTATTGTAGCAAAGTAAAATATGTGTGTGTCACtctacagtaagaaaaacaaagatCAACAATCTCTCGTCATCTCCATCAGGTTCTTATCCACATTTTGAAAAGCACCTTGAGGCCTGACACTGGTCTGCTGGAATGGGTCCTGACTGGCACAGTCAAATCAATCATCGGTAACAAACTGGAGTCACAGGTGGTGTCGATCGTTGTCATCCTGAAACGTTCATCATCTGAACAAGCTAATCAGTTTTCATAAGGTGATGCTTTAAGCAGATTCACAAAAAAACTTAAACACACCTCACAATCTAAAAACATCGAATCATGGCGTTTTTATTTCAGTAATCATAACGATGGTGACAAATTGACAATATTGTATGATAAGCTTTAAGACTTCATAAGGCTTTAACTGACCACGGTTGCGTGAGAATGGACGTCCTGTCTATGGTTTTGATGTTGATGACACAAGGCTTTTTTCCCCTGACATGTGTGCTGTTATACAAAGGATGAAAGAGCCTTGAATGTTTGCCCTCCCACACACTACATTAGGCAAGTCATCAATTTTCAGAAGCAGAAGCTCAAGTCAAGATTGGAGAACATGCTGGGAGGTGAGGAATattaatcatatttatttataataggAAGCTATGCTGTTGTTAGATGGCTGTGTACACCAtttcagtggcctagtggtagagtgtctgccctgagactaAGAGGTCGTGGGTTGAGTCCCAAGCCGGGTCATaacaaagactataaaaaatgggacccatttacCTGCCttcttgacactcagcattaaaggttggaattgggggggttagatcaccaaatgattcccggcACGGCccttgctgctgctcaccgctccttcAGGGGATGTGTTCAATGTGGAGgaagaatttcttttttttgctttttctagCTGGAATCGCTGAAGAACTTGACAATCACCGTTTGCATCAGTGTTAGTAAAAGTACAGATTATAGGCAGTGTTACTATATTTcaattattcatgtattttgaaCTGCATTATGAAGCTCCAAATACGCCAAACAAGATTGTGCACTCTTGAGCAACTGAAGTCTGTACATCAAGCATAAACATTCTCAACATGCTTACTGAGTGTTATTTGTTAAAAGCAAATGATGATGTAACACTGGCAAAGGTGCCCCTGTCCCagcaaaattctaaataaatatgagTAAATATTTGCAAAGGTTTATCAGTTTAACCATTAAATATCTTGCCTTTGTAGTGTACAGTATTCCGTTAAATATTTGCAAACCATTGCACTGTTTTtgacaatgacattttattgacaTTGTCCCAACTTGGGTTTGAAGTATTCATATCATTGCCTGGAATTATTTATGCTTAATTTATttcttgaaattattttttttttttcagatcagTATGATTGTAATAGAAGATATGAGAATTGGTGCAGTGGCAGAATGAAGAATCACACCTTGATTTCCTTTCTCTTGGCATCTCTCTTCACAGGTAGCGCCCTCCCCCCGCCCCTCTCAATTTGAGGTAGTGACAGTCATAATGGTATCAGAATTTGTATTAGTAGCAGTGATAATAGCATCACTCTTAGTGTCCGTATTAGCATGAGTATTGCTATAATTAGCATGAGTATTGCTATAATTATCAGTATTGGCATCAATTACCAGTATTATAGTATAAATATTAGTAACTTGAGTAGTGAGTATACTGTAAAGTGATGTGTCAGTATTATCAGTGACTGTCTGTAGGGACCCCCCgtattttaaaattaactcattcactgccattgacagctatagattaaaaaaaaaattttttgaactatttctattagtttaacattttttccaattttgttagcaagggtatgaaaacctagattttttttgtacatttagaacagatttcaaatttgtgattaattgtaagttaactagtgaagtcatgcgattaattaagattacaaattttaatcgcatgacccttttaatttttaataaccttttctttttttaaatcaaacaacattttttgtttaatttaaaaaaataataattttttaaagaaaagattattaaaaattaggggcgcaggcgattacaatttttaatcgtaattaattgcatgacttcactagttaactcacgattaatcgcaaatgttatatctgctctaatacaataaaaaaaaatctaggttttcatactcttgttaacaaaaatgaggaaaaaaatgttaatttttgacatctataaccatcaatggcagcgaatgagttaaaatgataatttatttagtctttttaTGACTTTTGCTGAAACttgattgtgcattttctgcaacAGCTTCTCAGTGTTTAGACATACCCTTTGAAGTGAGGACCCAAAGCACATCCATTAAAGAGGGCTCGTGCATTGAACTGACTCTAACGTCCAACCGTGAGCTCCCTGGGCTGCCTGTCAATTGGTTTTGGATGAAAGACTCACACTGGAGCGCCTCGCAGAACAAATTCATTGGCACGGTCATTCTCACCTCTGACACAAACCTGTGGCCAGTCCACCCGAACTTTGTGGACCGCGTCAAAAGCCAGGGCTCACCGCCTACTCAATGGCACGCCGGAACTTCACTGATGTCCTTGATGTGCAGCATCACAAAAAGGGACAACGGCAATTACACTTTCATCTATCAGTTCACTGAGGGCTCACCGTGGGCAGAGGCATCTGCTGTTGTCAACGTGGAAGGCAAGTGGTGGAATGACATCATTCATACGTGGACACCGCCGTTCAAAAGTTTTGGGTCACCCTGGTAaattacattaactcattcgctgccattgacggctatagacgtcaaaaattcatttgaactatttctattgaacatttttgttaaatttttgttaacaagagtatgaaaacctagaaaaaaatgtttggggtacatttaggacagatgtaaaatttgtgattaatcgtgagttaactagtgaagtcatgcgattaataacgattacaaattttaatcgcctgatgccccaaatttacggggaaaaaaaatatttttttatttttaagaaaagattaaaaaaaaatgtaaatggttattaataatcgcatgacttcactagttaactcacgattaatcccaatttttagatctgttctaatacaataaaacaattctaggttttcaaacttgttaacaaaagtgggggaaaaaaattctaataaaaatatgttaaaatgaatttttgacgtctatagcagtcaatggcagtgaatgagttaaatataggGGACACCGGGGATGATAGTAACACACAGTACCAGGGTGAGATTTAACACTACTTGGGAATGGATTTAACAATGACATTATTATGCTTAAAATAGATCCATGCTCAAAAATTTATTGAAGCactttgataaaaaataaatgactaccaTAAACTTGTTatactacaataataataacaaaatggatgaaaagtacaaaatgaatacaatgaaAATAGGGTGggggcttgtttgtttgtttgtttgtttgggcaTGCTGTAAAAAACGAGACCAGTACAAAATGTTGCCATAAGGGGaaggttgtattttttttttttaaagcttgtgAGGGTGTGAGGGCTGTCAGGCACAGGAGGGTTGTACCCTCCCTGTGCCTGACAGCCATTGAAAAGCTAACCATTTTTAGGATTTAGCTTCAAAGCTATCGCTAATACAACACAGCAGATTAAACTAGAGAAACTACTAAATGAGTTTATGCAAGTCAAATAATTGTATCTACAACAcagtaataacaataaatagTACAGTAA includes these proteins:
- the LOC144053095 gene encoding claudin-7-like; translation: MDKIVMRSFLGLSLLGASGILYATIDGKWISLCELGLNCKYKKVEKSVGPWGACVYIVDDNNFSLCSASDPIVQDPIDNIPITSSLMVTSSVVGLVALAIAVTVRLCTFLGFFTGGFKKDLAVGIGGFLMIISGLFGLIVTAWISTVMCGREEPMTIKPPLYIAWVGVSLSLLGGIILTSYSLWKECCPRQVEPSVNMEMVDPAIPAYKKMIP